One window of Lentimicrobium sp. L6 genomic DNA carries:
- the ettA gene encoding energy-dependent translational throttle protein EttA encodes MAQDPSEDKKIIFSMEGVSKKFGPSKQVLKNIYLSFYYGAKIGVIGLNGSGKSSLLNIISGKDQAFDGHVVFSPGFSVGMLDQEPHLDETKTVKEIVEEGVQEVVNVLKEYEEVNNKFAEPMSDDEMNKLIELQGELTEKLDHLDAWELDSKLERAMDALRCPPSETPVPHLSGGERRRVALCRLLLQEPDVLLLDEPTNHLDAESIQWLEIFLQQYKGTVIAVTHDRYFLDNAAGWILELDRGEGIPWKGNYSSWLDQKSKRLAQEEKTASKRRKTLERELEWVKMAPKARHAKSKARLNAYESLLSEDVKETDEKLEIFIPNGPRLGSQVIEAVNVSKGFDEKLLYEDLNFVLPPNGIVGIIGPNGAGKTTLFRLIMEMDTADKGDFIVGPTVKVGYVDQAHADIDPEKTVWEVITEGNENIQLGNRTMNSRAYVSRFNFSGGDQQKKAGVLSGGERNRMHLALTLKQEANVLLLDEPTNDIDVNTLRALEEGLESFAGCAVIISHDRWFLDRVATHILAFEGDSQVYWFEGSYSEYEANRKKRLGDEGPKRIKFKKLKAD; translated from the coding sequence ATGGCACAAGATCCTTCAGAAGACAAGAAGATTATATTCTCAATGGAAGGGGTTTCCAAGAAATTTGGCCCCAGCAAGCAAGTATTAAAAAACATTTACCTTTCTTTTTATTATGGAGCTAAGATTGGTGTCATCGGACTCAATGGTTCCGGAAAATCCTCACTCCTCAATATTATCTCAGGTAAAGATCAAGCTTTTGATGGTCATGTAGTATTCTCTCCTGGGTTTTCAGTAGGAATGTTAGATCAAGAACCTCATCTAGATGAAACCAAAACGGTAAAAGAAATCGTAGAGGAGGGTGTTCAGGAAGTAGTGAACGTATTGAAAGAATACGAAGAAGTGAACAATAAGTTTGCTGAGCCCATGTCGGATGACGAGATGAATAAGTTAATTGAGCTTCAAGGCGAATTAACAGAAAAACTTGATCATTTGGATGCATGGGAACTCGATAGCAAATTAGAACGTGCAATGGATGCACTCCGCTGTCCTCCAAGCGAAACACCAGTTCCGCATTTAAGTGGAGGAGAAAGACGTAGAGTAGCCCTTTGTCGCCTTCTATTACAAGAACCAGATGTATTATTACTCGATGAGCCTACCAACCACTTGGATGCTGAATCTATTCAGTGGTTAGAGATATTCCTTCAGCAATACAAAGGAACGGTAATCGCAGTAACTCACGATAGATATTTCCTCGATAACGCCGCAGGATGGATTTTAGAACTCGACCGTGGCGAAGGAATTCCTTGGAAAGGAAATTATAGCAGCTGGCTAGATCAAAAATCGAAAAGATTAGCACAAGAAGAAAAAACAGCCAGTAAAAGAAGAAAAACTCTAGAGCGAGAGCTGGAATGGGTAAAAATGGCTCCCAAAGCTCGTCATGCCAAATCTAAAGCTCGTTTGAACGCGTACGAATCCTTATTGAGTGAAGATGTGAAAGAAACTGACGAGAAGTTAGAAATTTTTATTCCTAATGGACCTCGTTTGGGATCTCAGGTAATTGAAGCCGTGAATGTTTCTAAAGGCTTTGATGAGAAATTGCTTTATGAAGATTTAAACTTTGTGCTTCCTCCAAATGGTATTGTTGGAATTATTGGTCCTAATGGTGCTGGTAAAACCACTTTATTCCGTTTGATTATGGAAATGGACACCGCAGATAAAGGGGATTTTATTGTTGGGCCCACCGTAAAAGTAGGTTATGTGGATCAAGCTCATGCTGATATTGACCCAGAGAAAACAGTTTGGGAAGTGATTACTGAAGGAAATGAAAACATTCAACTTGGAAATCGTACCATGAACTCCAGAGCTTATGTTTCTCGTTTTAATTTTAGTGGGGGCGACCAGCAAAAGAAGGCAGGAGTGCTTTCAGGTGGAGAAAGAAACCGTATGCATTTAGCCTTAACACTAAAGCAAGAAGCCAATGTTTTGCTGCTGGATGAGCCTACCAACGATATTGATGTCAATACACTAAGAGCTCTTGAAGAAGGTTTAGAAAGTTTTGCAGGCTGTGCGGTCATCATCTCTCACGATAGATGGTTCCTAGATAGAGTTGCTACTCATATTTTAGCTTTTGAAGGTGATAGTCAAGTCTATTGGTTCGAAGGTTCCTATTCTGAATACGAAGCCAACCGTAAGAAGCGTTTAGGTGATGAAGGGCCAAAACGTATCAAATTCAAGAAACTAAAAGCAGATTAA
- a CDS encoding sugar MFS transporter, translating to MNQQSKTGPLIIIGSLFFILGFITWLNGILIPYLKTACELTDFQALFVAFAFYISYTVMALPASWILKKTGFKNGMSIGLWVMAVGALVFIPAAATRIYSFFLVGLFILGTGMSILQTAVNPYITILGPIESAAKRISMMGIANKLAGAIAPLVLAYFVVQQGDDEAIKNLVNLSAEDKSIFLDGLAARVVNPYIVMAIVLFIVGLGLKFSNLPEVDSEGNDDINDSTQEDKSSVFAYPYLVLGVFTLFFYVGAEVIAGDTIIQYGKSLGISMESAKMFTTYTMVSMLVGYVLGILFIPKYISQHRALQASAVLGIVFTTVALFTDGFVSVLFIALLGFANALVWPAIWPLAIKGLGRHIKTGSAMLIMAISGGAILPLAWGKMSDLYGSQTAYFVMIPCYLVILFFSTYGYKIKKW from the coding sequence ATGAATCAACAAAGCAAAACAGGGCCATTAATTATTATAGGTTCCTTATTTTTTATTTTGGGTTTCATTACCTGGCTTAATGGAATATTAATCCCATATTTAAAAACAGCTTGTGAGCTAACTGATTTTCAGGCATTATTTGTAGCATTTGCATTTTACATTAGCTATACGGTGATGGCTTTACCTGCTTCATGGATACTTAAAAAAACTGGTTTTAAGAACGGAATGTCTATTGGTCTTTGGGTGATGGCTGTTGGAGCTTTGGTATTTATCCCTGCTGCTGCTACTCGTATATACTCCTTCTTCCTTGTTGGGCTTTTTATACTTGGAACTGGGATGTCTATTTTACAAACAGCAGTAAATCCATACATTACCATCCTCGGACCTATTGAGTCTGCCGCTAAAAGAATCAGTATGATGGGAATAGCCAACAAACTTGCAGGAGCAATAGCTCCACTAGTATTGGCTTATTTCGTAGTTCAACAAGGCGATGATGAAGCCATTAAAAACTTGGTCAATTTAAGTGCAGAAGATAAATCGATTTTCTTAGATGGCTTAGCCGCAAGAGTAGTGAATCCATATATCGTCATGGCTATAGTACTTTTTATAGTTGGTTTAGGTTTGAAATTCTCTAATCTTCCAGAAGTAGATTCAGAAGGAAATGATGACATCAATGATTCTACACAAGAAGATAAATCAAGTGTATTTGCTTATCCATATTTAGTTTTAGGCGTATTTACTTTATTCTTTTATGTAGGGGCAGAAGTTATTGCAGGTGATACCATCATTCAGTATGGTAAGTCACTGGGAATATCCATGGAATCTGCTAAAATGTTCACCACCTACACCATGGTTTCCATGCTAGTGGGTTATGTTTTGGGGATTTTATTTATTCCAAAATACATCTCTCAGCATAGAGCTTTACAAGCATCCGCAGTCTTAGGAATTGTATTTACAACTGTGGCTCTATTCACCGATGGTTTTGTTTCGGTACTCTTTATTGCCCTATTAGGATTTGCCAATGCTTTGGTATGGCCAGCCATTTGGCCTCTTGCTATTAAAGGATTAGGAAGGCATATTAAAACAGGTTCTGCCATGTTGATTATGGCCATTTCTGGAGGAGCGATTCTACCATTAGCCTGGGGTAAGATGAGCGATTTATATGGTAGTCAAACAGCCTATTTCGTTATGATACCTTGCTATTTGGTTATCTTGTTTTTCTCTACTTATGGGTATAAGATTAAGAAGTGGTAG
- the hutI gene encoding imidazolonepropionase codes for MSILIRNIKELVQVEETPQSWVAGADMSKIKTIKNAWLLTEGDRIADFGSMDDIPTDISADEEINANGRMVFPGFVDSHTHLVYAANREIEYIDKIKGLSYEEIAERGGGILNSAKKMAEASEDFLVEQALVRLNTIAEYGTAAVEIKSGYGLNTESELKMLRVIKRLKELSPLQIKSTFLGAHSIPLEYKGQQEKYVDIVINEMLPKVAEENLADYIDVFCDKGFFTVEDTDRILEAAAKYGLKPKIHANELDYSGGIQVGVKHKALSVDHLEFTGKDEIASLLASKTMPTILPGAAFFLNMAYAPAREMMDAGLPVALASDFNPGSAPSGNMQLIMAMGSILYRMTPEEVINATTINTAYAMDLSKEMGSICRGKRASFFITKEIPSYEYMPYSFGDNKVDRVILNGEVWK; via the coding sequence ATGTCTATCCTTATCCGCAATATCAAAGAATTGGTTCAAGTAGAAGAAACTCCTCAAAGCTGGGTGGCTGGGGCTGATATGAGCAAAATAAAAACCATTAAAAATGCTTGGCTTTTAACTGAAGGCGATAGAATTGCAGATTTTGGTAGCATGGATGATATCCCTACTGATATTAGTGCTGACGAGGAAATTAATGCCAATGGAAGAATGGTGTTTCCTGGTTTTGTAGACAGCCATACCCATTTGGTTTATGCTGCCAATAGAGAGATAGAGTATATAGACAAGATAAAAGGATTGTCCTATGAAGAAATAGCAGAAAGAGGAGGAGGGATTTTAAATTCAGCTAAAAAGATGGCTGAGGCCAGTGAGGATTTTTTAGTGGAACAAGCTTTGGTGAGATTGAATACCATTGCAGAATATGGAACTGCTGCCGTTGAAATTAAGTCAGGCTATGGATTAAACACTGAATCGGAGTTGAAAATGTTGAGAGTCATTAAAAGACTTAAAGAATTATCTCCTTTACAAATAAAATCCACTTTCTTGGGTGCTCATTCTATTCCATTAGAGTATAAAGGACAGCAAGAAAAATATGTAGATATTGTTATTAACGAGATGCTTCCAAAAGTAGCCGAAGAAAATTTAGCTGATTATATTGATGTCTTTTGTGACAAAGGATTTTTCACTGTTGAAGATACCGATAGAATTTTAGAAGCTGCTGCTAAGTATGGCTTAAAGCCAAAAATTCATGCCAATGAATTAGATTATTCTGGTGGTATTCAAGTTGGAGTGAAACATAAAGCCCTTTCTGTTGACCATTTAGAGTTTACAGGTAAAGACGAAATCGCTAGCCTTTTAGCTTCGAAAACCATGCCTACTATTTTACCAGGTGCTGCCTTCTTTTTAAATATGGCTTATGCTCCTGCTAGAGAAATGATGGATGCTGGTTTGCCAGTTGCTTTGGCTTCTGATTTTAATCCAGGTTCTGCTCCTTCTGGAAATATGCAATTGATTATGGCCATGGGATCTATTCTTTATAGAATGACACCAGAGGAGGTTATTAATGCAACAACTATCAATACAGCTTATGCTATGGATTTAAGTAAAGAAATGGGAAGTATTTGTAGAGGTAAACGAGCCAGCTTCTTTATCACAAAGGAAATTCCTAGCTATGAGTATATGCCCTATTCTTTTGGCGATAACAAAGTAGATAGAGTGATTTTGAATGGAGAGGTTTGGAAATAA